A single uncultured Acetobacterium sp. DNA region contains:
- a CDS encoding corrinoid protein: MSNIEEVKVLVETGKSKKVATAVQEALNSGVAAQEILDGMIASMGIVGEKFSSGEIFVPEMLIAAKAMSKGVEVLKPIMAGSDSTSLGTCIMGTVAGDLHDIGKNLVVMMLESSGFTMVDLGVDVSAEKFVEAVKENENVVLVACSGLLTTTMPALKEAVKTIKTAFPDMKVIVGGAPVTPEYAAEIGADGYAPDAGSSAAKAKELIGVA, encoded by the coding sequence ATGTCGAACATTGAAGAAGTAAAAGTGCTGGTGGAAACCGGCAAGTCAAAAAAAGTTGCAACAGCTGTACAGGAAGCACTGAATTCTGGAGTAGCTGCACAGGAAATTTTGGACGGGATGATTGCTTCTATGGGGATTGTCGGTGAAAAATTCTCTTCTGGAGAAATTTTTGTACCGGAAATGCTAATTGCTGCCAAAGCGATGTCAAAAGGTGTTGAAGTGTTAAAACCGATTATGGCTGGAAGTGACTCGACTTCACTTGGAACCTGTATTATGGGGACTGTTGCAGGTGACCTACACGATATCGGTAAAAACCTGGTTGTTATGATGCTAGAGAGTTCCGGATTTACTATGGTGGATCTGGGTGTCGATGTATCAGCTGAAAAATTCGTGGAAGCGGTAAAGGAAAATGAAAATGTAGTGCTAGTTGCCTGCTCAGGTCTGTTAACTACCACCATGCCAGCTTTAAAAGAAGCCGTTAAGACGATAAAAACTGCTTTTCCAGATATGAAAGTGATTGTCGGTGGTGCTCCAGTGACGCCAGAATATGCCGCTGAAATTGGTGCAGACGGTTACGCACCGGACGCCGGGAGTTCTGCTGCTAAAGCAAAAGAATTGATCGGTGTGGCGTAA
- a CDS encoding helix-turn-helix domain-containing protein produces the protein MKLNIHILFEELKNYAPVLKITRENEFFFQKIRFLDTDIGDLQKGCIYLARAEEIEKHFSFLEEVDLISVGPISVFPEKWENLSVIILPEMENIITVFNQVQDIFLKYEQWDYALIRMIAEHESLQAIADHAATMLKNPFALLDITLKPILVGGKIPDHYQGTAWESIMDNEYTPSETYSMSRDDLYFFLSYNNKPYFVHGAPYQYSHLMANIYLNHKLFALIATTDINGPFSQSELTLIGHVRDVMELAISSSMDFKGIRETVVYYLEKLLKGFPVDEKIINYHLNQRNWRQYDKFRLYTIVNPEEKELSESQAEFCLFRIRKLHEDAVVFCYENAIIVVARRATSPEHHEYEKRLRALAKKLEMQCGYSSVFDHFIDLKYYYIQSKAALYEGQKDKSETDFWSFETYYFAHLIDAVNNSASLKSLCHPGVLRLQEQDQKEKTDLVRCLRIYLFNGCNIAQTGKALFMHRNTLTYRLEKIVDILEQDVRQLDENARMQIWFSCLITSYL, from the coding sequence TTGAAACTCAATATTCATATCTTGTTTGAGGAATTAAAAAATTACGCACCGGTATTAAAGATCACCAGAGAAAATGAGTTTTTTTTCCAAAAGATTCGCTTTCTTGATACAGATATAGGGGACTTGCAGAAAGGTTGTATTTATTTGGCTCGGGCAGAAGAAATTGAAAAACACTTCAGTTTTTTGGAGGAAGTGGATCTGATTTCTGTCGGACCCATTAGTGTTTTTCCAGAAAAATGGGAAAATCTTTCGGTAATTATTTTGCCTGAAATGGAGAATATTATCACAGTCTTCAATCAGGTTCAGGATATTTTTTTGAAATATGAACAATGGGATTATGCTTTGATCCGTATGATCGCTGAACATGAATCGCTTCAAGCCATCGCTGATCATGCTGCAACGATGCTGAAAAATCCCTTTGCTCTTCTGGATATCACCTTGAAGCCCATATTGGTGGGAGGAAAAATACCTGATCATTATCAGGGTACCGCCTGGGAATCCATTATGGACAACGAGTATACGCCCAGCGAAACATATTCCATGTCAAGAGATGACCTGTATTTTTTTCTTTCTTACAATAATAAGCCTTACTTTGTCCATGGAGCACCGTATCAATATTCACATCTGATGGCCAATATTTATCTGAATCACAAACTGTTTGCACTAATTGCCACGACTGATATTAACGGCCCATTTTCACAGAGCGAACTTACGCTGATTGGACATGTGCGTGATGTTATGGAGCTGGCTATTTCTTCCAGCATGGATTTTAAAGGTATTCGGGAGACTGTTGTTTACTACCTTGAAAAGTTATTAAAGGGGTTTCCGGTCGATGAAAAAATTATCAACTATCATCTAAATCAGAGAAATTGGCGGCAATATGACAAATTCCGGTTATACACCATTGTGAATCCTGAAGAGAAAGAGCTTAGTGAAAGTCAGGCTGAGTTCTGCTTATTTCGGATCAGAAAGTTGCACGAAGATGCGGTCGTTTTTTGCTATGAAAATGCCATTATTGTCGTAGCCAGAAGGGCTACAAGTCCGGAGCATCATGAATATGAAAAGCGGCTGAGGGCACTGGCAAAAAAACTGGAAATGCAGTGTGGATATAGCAGTGTTTTTGACCATTTCATTGATCTGAAGTACTACTATATTCAGAGTAAGGCGGCTCTTTATGAAGGGCAAAAGGACAAATCTGAAACCGACTTCTGGAGTTTTGAAACTTATTATTTTGCCCATCTGATTGACGCAGTTAACAACTCAGCCAGCCTAAAAAGCTTATGTCACCCTGGGGTGTTACGCCTCCAGGAGCAGGACCAAAAAGAAAAAACGGACCTGGTTCGTTGTCTGAGAATCTATCTTTTCAATGGCTGCAACATTGCCCAGACGGGCAAGGCGCTTTTTATGCACCGGAATACCCTTACTTACCGGCTGGAAAAAATTGTCGATATTCTTGAACAGGATGTGCGGCAACTGGATGAAAATGCCCGGATGCAGATCTGGTTTTCATGTTTAATCACTTCGTATCTATGA
- a CDS encoding FAD-dependent oxidoreductase has product MKQYPHLFSPFKLKNVTFRNRIFATPTGLTWPDEYSCVPGHSTVLFYEKKARGGAASVTLGETAVNRVDCVRRPNADQILPDFERLILPKKNWVKITDAIKRHGAVPSIQLSHGGQFSEPFFIGGRNPIGPNGFTKENGTVVRAMDEDDIVRIANDFAETAWHAKDAGFQKVMVHGGHGWLLGQFLSPAINRRSDRFGGSLENRARFPMMVLDAIRKRVGDDFLIELRISGDEHQPGGWPIEEAIAFVKMVEDKIDLLHISAGDYHNSDHYVFPTIYQPHGCNVHVAEAMKKAGVKVPLVTVGAMSDPREMERLVAEGITDFVAVGRALLADSDLPKKAFSGHEDDIRPCLRCSNCIGGLYDGLYQCDVNPLAGNEIYTIKMPEVGINKRVLIVGGGPGGMTAAITAAERGHEVTLVEKSDTLGGTLKFTEVDSHKQDLRNYKNYLIHQVHKHAIDVRLNTEASLELLTALNPQAIIVASGAKATILKAKGADSENVFHATAVYETPEVIGDKVVMIGGGLMGCEVALHLAESGKHVTILEMQNQLAPDSNIVHKAALYEMIEKMNDRVLAVTNAKVIEVVENGVTYLDQNGNEQLVTCDTVLYAIGMTPNDAIVEELRLWPDWESFIPIGDCTGASIVRKAIHGGYFAAMDII; this is encoded by the coding sequence GTGAAACAGTATCCCCATTTATTTAGTCCCTTCAAACTGAAGAATGTTACCTTCCGCAATCGCATTTTTGCAACCCCAACTGGTCTTACCTGGCCGGACGAGTATTCCTGTGTGCCAGGGCACAGTACCGTACTATTTTATGAAAAAAAAGCTCGAGGTGGAGCTGCCAGTGTGACTCTGGGTGAAACCGCTGTTAATCGGGTTGATTGTGTTCGCCGTCCCAATGCAGATCAGATTCTCCCTGATTTTGAACGGCTCATTCTCCCCAAAAAAAATTGGGTCAAAATAACGGATGCCATCAAACGTCATGGTGCTGTTCCATCCATTCAATTATCTCATGGTGGACAGTTCAGTGAGCCGTTTTTCATTGGTGGACGAAACCCCATTGGTCCCAATGGCTTTACAAAAGAAAATGGCACCGTGGTCAGAGCGATGGATGAGGATGACATCGTCCGCATTGCCAATGATTTTGCCGAAACCGCCTGGCATGCCAAAGATGCCGGTTTTCAGAAGGTCATGGTTCATGGCGGCCATGGCTGGCTGTTGGGACAATTTCTTTCTCCGGCAATTAATCGTCGAAGTGATCGCTTTGGTGGCAGTCTTGAAAATCGTGCTCGTTTTCCGATGATGGTCCTAGATGCAATAAGGAAACGAGTGGGTGATGATTTTCTGATTGAATTGCGAATCAGCGGAGATGAACATCAGCCAGGGGGCTGGCCAATCGAAGAAGCCATCGCTTTTGTTAAGATGGTGGAAGATAAAATCGATCTGCTGCATATTTCGGCTGGTGATTATCATAACTCTGACCACTATGTCTTTCCCACCATTTATCAGCCCCACGGATGCAACGTCCATGTCGCCGAAGCCATGAAAAAAGCCGGTGTCAAGGTACCCCTGGTAACCGTCGGTGCGATGAGCGATCCCCGTGAAATGGAGCGTTTAGTAGCAGAAGGCATAACTGATTTTGTGGCAGTAGGACGGGCCCTACTAGCTGATTCGGACTTACCAAAGAAAGCCTTTTCAGGTCATGAGGATGATATCCGACCCTGTTTACGTTGTTCAAATTGTATTGGCGGTTTGTATGATGGACTTTATCAATGTGATGTGAATCCGCTAGCCGGAAATGAGATCTATACCATAAAAATGCCGGAAGTGGGCATAAATAAACGGGTCTTGATTGTTGGCGGCGGTCCCGGGGGAATGACAGCCGCGATAACTGCGGCCGAGCGGGGACATGAAGTGACTTTAGTTGAGAAGAGTGATACGTTGGGAGGAACCTTAAAATTTACCGAGGTGGATTCCCATAAACAGGATCTGCGAAACTACAAAAACTATCTAATTCACCAGGTTCATAAACACGCCATTGATGTAAGACTTAATACCGAAGCATCTTTGGAACTGTTGACTGCATTAAATCCCCAGGCCATTATCGTGGCATCGGGAGCCAAAGCAACAATACTGAAGGCTAAAGGCGCAGATAGTGAGAATGTTTTCCATGCCACCGCAGTTTATGAAACGCCAGAGGTTATCGGTGACAAGGTTGTGATGATCGGCGGCGGTCTGATGGGGTGTGAAGTGGCTTTGCATCTGGCCGAATCAGGAAAACATGTGACCATTCTTGAAATGCAGAATCAGCTGGCGCCGGATTCAAATATTGTTCATAAGGCAGCACTATACGAAATGATCGAAAAAATGAATGATCGTGTCTTAGCAGTTACCAATGCAAAGGTGATTGAAGTGGTCGAAAATGGCGTAACCTATCTGGATCAGAATGGCAATGAACAATTAGTCACCTGTGATACCGTCCTTTATGCTATTGGTATGACACCGAATGATGCGATCGTGGAAGAATTACGGTTATGGCCGGATTGGGAGAGTTTCATACCAATCGGCGATTGTACCGGCGCGAGCATTGTCCGTAAAGCAATCCATGGGGGCTATTTTGCGGCTATGGACATCATCTAG
- a CDS encoding uroporphyrinogen decarboxylase family protein, with protein MNEKENLLRVYRHQKPEWTPIYMESVYLVGLVSNNETGLRGKTVREKVQLDEFGVEWEMGHGAPVPVPGNYLLEDICNWRDIKFPEPKTWDWSQMAATELKDYDGSKVLTYFSEQGCFDRLTQLMGFENALMALLEEPEECSDFFSAIADYKIELIECVAKYYQPDVFCYTDDLAKVDSLFMSPETYREIIKPHHARIINAILKNDMIAEQHTCGKCDAIMDDYVEIGVQSFFPAQASNDLEGIQKKHGDKLIITGGFDSQGPAGFPDASIDTIEAEALRMVEQYAVNGSYLCMPMIGAIGAEPTPLQLMQMGAFMQTFRSECQKRGI; from the coding sequence ATGAACGAAAAGGAAAATCTTTTACGGGTTTATCGGCATCAGAAGCCGGAATGGACGCCGATATACATGGAATCAGTTTATTTAGTTGGGTTGGTTTCCAACAATGAAACCGGTTTACGAGGGAAAACTGTCCGGGAAAAGGTTCAACTGGATGAGTTTGGTGTTGAATGGGAAATGGGTCATGGAGCACCAGTTCCCGTCCCCGGGAATTATCTACTAGAGGATATTTGCAATTGGCGGGACATCAAGTTTCCAGAGCCAAAGACCTGGGATTGGTCTCAAATGGCAGCAACGGAGCTCAAAGATTATGATGGCAGCAAAGTTTTGACCTATTTCAGCGAGCAAGGGTGTTTTGACCGTCTAACGCAATTGATGGGATTCGAAAATGCGTTGATGGCCTTACTTGAAGAGCCGGAAGAATGCTCGGACTTTTTCAGTGCGATAGCAGACTATAAAATTGAACTGATCGAATGTGTGGCTAAATACTATCAGCCAGACGTATTCTGCTATACGGACGATCTTGCAAAAGTCGATTCCCTCTTTATGAGTCCAGAAACATACCGAGAAATCATCAAACCACACCACGCCCGTATTATTAATGCGATCCTGAAAAATGATATGATTGCGGAACAGCATACCTGTGGAAAATGTGATGCCATTATGGATGATTATGTTGAAATTGGCGTGCAGTCATTCTTTCCAGCGCAAGCCTCCAATGATTTAGAAGGAATCCAGAAAAAGCATGGCGATAAACTGATCATTACTGGTGGCTTTGACTCTCAGGGTCCAGCTGGATTCCCGGATGCCAGTATTGACACAATTGAGGCAGAAGCGTTACGAATGGTTGAGCAATACGCTGTTAATGGCAGTTACTTATGTATGCCAATGATTGGTGCAATTGGGGCTGAGCCAACGCCTTTACAGCTCATGCAAATGGGCGCATTTATGCAGACATTTCGGTCTGAATGTCAAAAACGCGGAATTTGA
- a CDS encoding LysR family transcriptional regulator codes for MIPYGLSGITMQQIEIFLAAAKFENFTKAALKLHMTQASVSRNIQSLEYSTGLVLFLRHKQHVRLTNAGKKLAELMPEILAKTEYAVEKAYIQQKNQFQSLTIGDFNSTSMDSYLLPITKAFERAYPNVDLKIERGEPDKVLSDVSTGLYDATFFTYTGIRRIQEVQLQHQVLFLMPPSLVISNTHTLFSKEEVNEEDLKNLTLITMSGDEYEGYRSFAREVCNTAGITYKRIKMVDSLFTLAMELKRSDSVAILDTCFAPMNPKELRYIPLYQTPVRSGIVLAYSAENDNPYLLKFREVCKEVCDTAINTTND; via the coding sequence ATGATTCCATACGGGCTATCCGGGATAACAATGCAGCAGATTGAAATATTTTTGGCTGCTGCCAAATTTGAAAACTTCACAAAAGCAGCTTTAAAGTTACACATGACTCAGGCGTCTGTCAGTCGAAACATTCAAAGTCTGGAATATTCGACAGGACTGGTGCTTTTTTTAAGGCACAAGCAACATGTACGGCTGACTAATGCAGGTAAAAAGCTGGCGGAGCTCATGCCTGAAATCCTGGCAAAAACCGAATATGCTGTTGAAAAAGCTTATATTCAGCAGAAAAATCAATTTCAGAGTCTGACAATTGGTGATTTCAATAGCACCTCTATGGACAGCTATTTGTTACCCATTACCAAAGCATTTGAACGGGCCTATCCCAATGTCGATTTAAAGATCGAACGGGGTGAGCCGGATAAAGTACTTTCAGATGTCAGCACCGGCCTTTATGATGCAACTTTTTTTACATATACTGGGATCAGAAGAATCCAGGAAGTTCAGCTCCAGCATCAGGTGCTGTTTCTGATGCCGCCGTCGCTGGTGATTTCGAATACCCATACACTTTTTAGCAAAGAAGAGGTCAATGAAGAGGATCTTAAAAATCTGACGCTTATTACAATGAGCGGAGATGAATATGAAGGTTACCGATCCTTTGCAAGAGAGGTTTGCAATACGGCGGGTATTACGTACAAAAGGATCAAAATGGTTGATAGCCTGTTTACACTTGCAATGGAATTAAAACGCAGTGACAGCGTTGCAATACTTGACACCTGCTTTGCACCGATGAATCCCAAAGAACTCCGTTATATCCCACTATATCAAACCCCAGTGCGTTCGGGAATCGTACTCGCTTATTCTGCCGAAAACGACAACCCATATCTATTAAAATTCCGTGAAGTCTGCAAAGAGGTCTGCGACACAGCCATAAATACAACGAATGATTAA
- a CDS encoding alpha/beta hydrolase: MQKYNIHSDFKKYEKMKTPITPALLPLMNSIIATSFNKKKPEKGVREMIKKIPGYQDESIEIRIYEPEDIKEALPCLIYLHGGAFVLKSAAFHKQLICEYALKTPCKVVFVDYRLAPKHAFPVGVEDCFAAFEWVCQNAADIGIDSSKIAVGGDSAGGALAAAVCLMARDRKALKISFQMLIYPVTDARQITESVKEFTDTPLWNGKQNQKMWQLYLGEGVHLNKEYASPMEAISLENLPDAYVEVAEFDCLRDEGINFAEALRESGIPVELNQTKGTIHGFEIAENSEIVRQSVIKRVAALKKVFYDHSQTSAPSLLVSSTK, translated from the coding sequence TTGCAAAAATACAATATCCATAGCGACTTTAAAAAATACGAAAAAATGAAAACACCGATAACCCCAGCGCTGCTGCCGCTGATGAATAGTATCATAGCGACAAGCTTCAATAAAAAGAAACCGGAAAAGGGTGTGCGTGAAATGATAAAAAAAATCCCCGGCTATCAAGATGAATCCATTGAGATAAGGATCTATGAACCAGAGGATATAAAAGAGGCTTTACCCTGTCTGATTTATTTGCATGGCGGTGCCTTTGTCCTGAAGTCGGCAGCGTTCCACAAGCAGTTAATCTGTGAATATGCGCTCAAAACGCCTTGCAAAGTCGTTTTTGTTGATTATCGGTTGGCACCGAAACATGCCTTTCCGGTTGGGGTGGAAGACTGCTTTGCTGCCTTTGAGTGGGTCTGCCAAAATGCGGCAGATATCGGTATTGATTCCAGTAAAATTGCAGTGGGCGGAGATAGTGCCGGCGGGGCACTTGCGGCGGCTGTCTGCCTGATGGCACGCGATCGAAAGGCTCTAAAAATAAGCTTTCAGATGCTCATCTATCCGGTTACCGATGCCCGGCAGATCACTGAGTCAGTTAAAGAGTTTACTGACACCCCACTTTGGAACGGCAAACAGAATCAGAAAATGTGGCAGCTCTACCTCGGGGAAGGGGTTCATTTAAACAAAGAATATGCCTCACCAATGGAAGCAATTTCTTTAGAAAACCTGCCGGATGCCTATGTTGAAGTTGCCGAATTTGACTGTTTGCGGGATGAAGGGATAAATTTTGCCGAAGCCTTGCGAGAAAGTGGCATTCCGGTTGAGTTAAATCAGACCAAGGGAACGATCCATGGTTTTGAAATTGCCGAAAACAGTGAGATTGTGCGCCAAAGTGTTATCAAACGAGTTGCAGCATTGAAAAAAGTCTTTTATGATCATTCTCAAACTTCTGCTCCCTCTCTTTTGGTATCATCGACTAAATAA
- a CDS encoding uroporphyrinogen decarboxylase family protein — protein sequence MSLTPKENYLNAINHKPTEWTPIFPIDCAGSGFGAYPGPWFEKGPMGGGYDGFGIRWITPASGGGAPIPAPNEHIMDSETIVDWKKIVKFPDLEAVDWQTIADEEFKLLHNFDSNQTALEFGCGNGVFERLAALMGFEETLMALIEEPEACYELMEAITDYKIEFAKKVKQYYNPDIFNNYDDIATERGLFMSPAVYRKLIKPHHKRLNDAVKELGMIPIQHTCGLCESLIEDIIETGAAAWSSVQPVNDIVQLLEKYGDRIALIGGYDANGIPGRPDATVEERLADVHRCLDTYGKYPSYIIFPFVTVNSLDPKDMLDVMMPMLGEAIRYSHELGRTQAV from the coding sequence ATGAGCTTGACCCCCAAAGAAAACTATCTTAATGCAATCAACCACAAACCAACAGAGTGGACCCCCATCTTTCCGATCGATTGTGCTGGCAGTGGCTTTGGCGCCTACCCCGGCCCATGGTTTGAAAAAGGCCCCATGGGCGGCGGATACGATGGTTTTGGCATCCGTTGGATCACCCCAGCATCCGGCGGCGGTGCCCCAATTCCAGCTCCCAACGAACATATCATGGACTCGGAGACCATCGTGGACTGGAAAAAAATCGTCAAATTCCCGGATCTCGAAGCCGTCGACTGGCAAACCATCGCCGACGAAGAGTTTAAGCTCTTACACAATTTCGACTCAAACCAGACCGCCCTGGAATTTGGTTGTGGCAACGGTGTTTTTGAACGTCTGGCCGCGTTAATGGGTTTTGAAGAAACCCTGATGGCACTGATCGAAGAGCCGGAAGCCTGTTATGAACTGATGGAAGCCATTACCGACTACAAAATTGAGTTTGCTAAAAAAGTGAAGCAATATTATAACCCGGATATTTTCAACAATTACGATGATATCGCAACTGAACGGGGCCTGTTCATGTCTCCAGCTGTCTATCGCAAGTTGATTAAACCCCATCATAAACGGCTTAATGACGCCGTAAAAGAACTCGGGATGATTCCAATCCAGCATACCTGTGGTCTTTGTGAATCCCTCATTGAAGACATTATTGAGACCGGTGCTGCTGCCTGGTCCTCGGTTCAGCCGGTTAACGATATTGTTCAGCTGCTGGAAAAATATGGTGATCGCATTGCCTTGATTGGTGGTTATGATGCCAATGGTATCCCCGGTCGCCCGGATGCCACTGTTGAAGAACGTCTGGCTGATGTCCATCGCTGTCTGGACACTTATGGCAAGTATCCATCTTACATTATCTTCCCCTTTGTTACCGTCAATTCCCTGGATCCTAAAGATATGCTTGATGTGATGATGCCGATGCTGGGCGAGGCGATTCGATACAGTCATGAGCTGGGACGAACACAAGCCGTATAA
- a CDS encoding DUF4097 family beta strand repeat-containing protein — MEYKVSEVDKLEINCHIFNICVLNSLSDKIEITWSNTIMRTLDIKQEGNQLNIADHAAIGIYGTLALIDLKKDSQLLIKVPSDYNGKLILQTKEDKIHLTDVSTLGNIGISSNSGEILLENVNANLIDIRGNHGNINCYAVNVFDLLDISSENGKIDCFINSSEENYTVFCKTKNRRCNYPETSGIGERKLRIISKMSTINIQFQDGIIARKSSHRYNRHDSFKDW, encoded by the coding sequence ATGGAATATAAAGTAAGTGAGGTTGATAAATTAGAAATAAATTGTCATATTTTTAACATATGCGTTTTAAACTCCTTAAGTGATAAAATTGAAATCACTTGGAGCAATACTATTATGCGCACTCTTGATATTAAGCAGGAAGGTAATCAGCTTAACATTGCTGATCATGCTGCTATAGGAATTTACGGAACATTAGCCTTGATTGATTTAAAGAAAGACTCACAGTTATTAATAAAAGTGCCATCAGATTATAATGGAAAACTGATTTTGCAAACCAAAGAAGACAAAATACATCTTACCGATGTATCTACCTTAGGAAACATCGGAATTTCTTCAAATTCAGGAGAAATACTTCTAGAAAATGTAAATGCTAACCTCATTGACATTCGTGGAAATCATGGAAACATCAATTGCTATGCAGTGAATGTATTTGATCTGTTGGATATATCCTCAGAAAACGGAAAAATTGATTGTTTCATCAATAGTTCTGAAGAAAACTATACTGTATTTTGCAAAACCAAGAACCGCCGATGTAATTATCCTGAAACAAGTGGTATCGGAGAACGAAAACTTCGAATTATTTCAAAAATGAGTACTATTAACATCCAATTTCAAGATGGAATAATTGCCAGAAAATCATCCCATAGATACAACCGACATGACTCATTTAAGGACTGGTAA
- a CDS encoding TMEM175 family protein — MFELYNFNDFKSTTESNHKRITTLFDAIIAIAMTMMALEISVTGFQTFDMQTLLILFDKITVYLISFVALASIWGTHTILYSSFMTLGSIGSILMNIVLMFLITIFPILTKLMSAFHQNIILQYVYIGCFLLMETIMALFFIFAKRQNMNNRKMQLEKVRYFIELKNNFQKEHSTDFDIIQNKLILAEKYFFNKEISNSLFQELLLSLPEQVQKQYQQQKLQNRMAYSKALSFLINMFFVVTISVVILIKNPLWCYFIFLCGGFSCIIGNISINYYFKKERIDIR, encoded by the coding sequence ATGTTTGAATTGTATAATTTCAACGATTTTAAATCAACTACTGAAAGCAATCACAAAAGAATCACCACACTGTTTGACGCAATTATTGCAATTGCTATGACAATGATGGCTTTAGAGATTTCTGTCACTGGCTTTCAAACCTTTGATATGCAGACACTACTGATATTATTTGATAAAATTACAGTGTACCTTATCAGTTTCGTTGCTCTAGCCAGCATTTGGGGAACTCATACCATTTTATATTCTTCATTCATGACACTCGGCAGTATTGGAAGTATTTTAATGAATATCGTATTAATGTTTTTGATTACAATCTTTCCAATACTGACAAAACTTATGTCTGCGTTCCATCAAAACATCATATTGCAATATGTGTATATAGGCTGTTTTTTACTAATGGAAACAATAATGGCTCTTTTTTTTATTTTTGCAAAACGTCAGAATATGAATAATCGCAAAATGCAGCTAGAAAAAGTAAGGTACTTCATTGAATTAAAAAATAATTTTCAAAAAGAACACTCAACTGATTTTGATATTATTCAAAACAAACTGATATTGGCTGAGAAGTATTTTTTTAATAAAGAAATCTCAAATAGTTTATTTCAAGAGCTATTGCTTTCTTTGCCTGAACAGGTACAAAAACAATACCAGCAACAAAAATTACAGAACAGGATGGCTTATTCAAAAGCATTATCGTTTTTAATAAATATGTTTTTTGTTGTGACTATTTCTGTCGTAATATTAATTAAGAACCCATTGTGGTGCTATTTCATTTTTCTATGCGGAGGATTTAGCTGCATAATTGGTAATATTTCTATTAATTATTACTTTAAAAAAGAAAGGATTGATATAAGATGA